The proteins below come from a single Lineus longissimus chromosome 5, tnLinLong1.2, whole genome shotgun sequence genomic window:
- the LOC135487672 gene encoding uncharacterized protein LOC135487672 gives MNRINIDPSVWFRLPVNKDDAQGYFDLIQHPMDFSTIQGKIKKKATRTGWDIGMYRRAQKEAKLDIAHASAMKMVQSQVEKLDDDIREKEECIRDLTAEIEWKERLES, from the exons ATGAATAGAATTAACATTGACCCATCAGTTTGGTTTAGATTACCAG TGAATAAAGATGATGCACAAGGTTACTTCGATTTGATTCAGCACCCAATGGATTTTTCAACCATCCAAGGGAAAATAAAG AAAAAAGCTACCAGAACTGGCTGGGATATCGGAATGTATAGGCGTGCACAGAAAGAGGCGAAACTTGACATTGCACATGCCAGTGCCATGAAAATGGTGCAAAGCCAGGTTGAGAAGCTTGATGATGACATCAGGGAAAAGGAAGAGTGTATTCGTGATTTGACTGCTGAG ATCGAATGGAAGGAAAGACTTGAGAGCTGA